The proteins below come from a single Caulobacter flavus genomic window:
- a CDS encoding FkbM family methyltransferase produces MSIRDFVSRLNLVPSRVETLERSVRSLEATVSALEARLEEQAARRDGALEALGAKLDVLAASARRPEVLVSNDQDIVILADGYYFLFPATQLNHAISYLHPDFDIGMRRFVAGHVRPGVHYVDVGTNVGTLAAIAARGIGPTGRIVTVEPIPELAHNIRRSLFLNGGGTPAEHHVCCAGGVGATGTVEFDVYEFDSRVSTQHSYSDRRDADRFRKIKVEVRPIASLIPPGDNDLVIKLDAEGAEPQLLAALLTPGGPLAGRDTVLAFEYAREHCERVGEDPAALVALLRAHGLSGFYIDAYSGQPTTPFGEDSLDVAGNIVVRIARDHASLA; encoded by the coding sequence ATGAGTATTCGCGATTTCGTTTCCAGGCTGAACCTCGTGCCCAGCCGTGTCGAAACCCTGGAACGAAGCGTTCGCAGCCTGGAGGCCACTGTGTCGGCGCTGGAGGCGCGCCTCGAAGAGCAGGCCGCGCGGCGCGACGGCGCGCTGGAGGCGCTCGGCGCCAAGCTCGACGTCCTGGCGGCCAGCGCTCGCAGGCCCGAGGTGCTGGTCTCCAACGACCAGGACATCGTGATCCTCGCCGACGGCTACTATTTTCTGTTTCCCGCCACGCAGCTGAACCACGCGATCTCGTACCTGCATCCGGACTTCGACATCGGCATGCGCCGGTTCGTGGCCGGCCACGTCCGGCCCGGCGTGCACTATGTCGACGTGGGGACCAATGTCGGGACGCTGGCGGCGATCGCCGCGCGGGGAATCGGCCCGACGGGACGCATCGTCACGGTCGAGCCGATCCCGGAGCTGGCGCACAACATCCGGCGCTCGCTGTTCCTGAACGGCGGGGGAACACCGGCCGAGCACCACGTCTGCTGCGCCGGCGGCGTGGGGGCGACGGGAACCGTCGAGTTCGACGTCTACGAATTCGACAGCCGCGTATCGACCCAGCATTCCTACAGCGACCGCCGCGACGCCGACCGCTTCCGAAAGATCAAGGTCGAGGTCCGCCCCATCGCGTCGCTGATCCCACCGGGCGACAACGACCTGGTGATCAAGCTCGACGCCGAGGGCGCCGAGCCGCAGCTGCTGGCGGCCCTGCTGACGCCCGGCGGTCCGCTGGCCGGCCGCGACACCGTTCTGGCGTTCGAATATGCGCGCGAGCACTGCGAGCGGGTCGGCGAGGATCCCGCGGCGCTGGTCGCGCTGCTGCGCGCGCACGGACTGTCTGGCTTCTACATCGACGCCTATTCGGGCCAGCCGACGACGCCGTTCGGCGAGGACAGCCTGGACGTGGCGGGCAACATCGTCGTGCGGATCGCGCGCGATCACGCCAGCCTGGCCTAG
- a CDS encoding alpha/beta fold hydrolase: MTEVRDFHPREENQRLAYRRIDGEGPTVVWLGGFHSDMTGTKAQVLADQALATGGSYVRFDYFGHGESSGAFRDGTISRWRADSLAVIDDVTEGPLVLVGSSLGGWLACLAAIARPERVKALVLIAPAPDFTDKLMGPELSDEARAAIARDGFWIRPSEYDDGGYAITRDLLEDGARWSILPGPVPIDAPVRVLQGGQDEDVPWTHALELANALKGDDVVFSLIKDGDHRLSRPQDLERLVAAVAEARVLATPVDDDPVARRLARAARARSAGQAPAAAWAAADLGDEDLED; the protein is encoded by the coding sequence ATGACCGAAGTCCGTGATTTCCACCCGCGCGAGGAAAATCAGCGTCTCGCCTACCGCAGGATCGACGGCGAGGGCCCGACGGTGGTGTGGCTGGGCGGTTTCCACTCCGACATGACCGGCACGAAGGCCCAGGTTCTGGCCGACCAGGCCCTGGCGACGGGCGGATCGTACGTCCGCTTCGACTATTTCGGCCACGGCGAATCGTCGGGCGCGTTCAGGGACGGCACGATCAGCCGCTGGCGCGCCGACTCGCTGGCGGTGATTGACGATGTGACCGAGGGCCCGCTGGTGCTGGTCGGCTCGTCCCTGGGCGGCTGGCTGGCCTGCCTGGCGGCCATCGCCCGGCCCGAACGGGTGAAGGCGCTGGTGCTGATCGCTCCGGCCCCGGACTTCACCGACAAGCTGATGGGCCCCGAGCTGTCGGACGAGGCCAGGGCGGCCATCGCCCGCGACGGCTTCTGGATCCGCCCTTCCGAGTACGACGACGGCGGCTACGCCATCACCCGCGACCTGCTGGAGGACGGCGCGCGCTGGTCGATCCTGCCCGGCCCCGTGCCCATCGACGCGCCGGTGCGCGTGCTGCAGGGCGGTCAGGACGAGGACGTGCCGTGGACCCACGCCCTGGAGCTGGCCAATGCGCTGAAGGGCGACGACGTCGTGTTCTCGCTGATCAAGGACGGCGACCACCGCCTGTCGCGCCCCCAGGACCTGGAACGCCTGGTCGCCGCCGTGGCCGAGGCTCGCGTGCTGGCCACGCCGGTGGACGACGACCCGGTCGCGCGCCGGCTGGCCCGCGCCGCCCGCGCCCGCTCGGCCGGCCAGGCCCCGGCGGCGGCCTGGGCCGCGGCGGATCTCGGGGACGAAGACCTGGAGGACTAG
- a CDS encoding SDR family oxidoreductase yields the protein MRLFVFGLGYVGAAFAESLAARGWSVTATGRTPEARAAVEAQGFSAVDPDDKAAMVEAMRGVNAVLVTSPPTGEGCPALEAVIPALAAAEAFPDWIGYLSTTGVYGDFDGGWVFEASPLKAQSVEGARRVGAERDWRQVCRGMGLTIATFRLPGIYGPGRSAFDRLRAGEGRRIVKPGQVFSRIHRDDIVSGLLASLERPRAGAVYNLCDDEPAPPQDVMEHAARLLGAPVPPDLPFNALGLSPATRRFYAENKRVSNALAKAELDWRPAYPTYREGLAAILAGER from the coding sequence TTGCGTCTGTTCGTGTTCGGATTGGGCTATGTCGGCGCCGCCTTCGCCGAATCTCTGGCCGCGCGGGGCTGGTCGGTCACCGCCACGGGGCGCACGCCCGAGGCGCGGGCCGCCGTCGAGGCCCAGGGCTTCTCCGCCGTAGACCCGGACGACAAGGCGGCCATGGTCGAGGCCATGCGCGGCGTGAACGCCGTGCTGGTCACCTCGCCGCCGACCGGCGAGGGCTGTCCGGCGCTGGAGGCGGTGATTCCCGCCCTGGCCGCGGCCGAGGCCTTTCCCGACTGGATCGGCTATCTGTCGACCACCGGCGTCTATGGCGACTTCGACGGCGGCTGGGTGTTCGAAGCGAGCCCGCTGAAGGCCCAGTCGGTCGAGGGCGCTCGCCGGGTGGGGGCGGAGCGCGACTGGCGTCAGGTGTGCCGCGGCATGGGCCTGACGATTGCCACCTTCCGGCTGCCGGGGATCTACGGCCCCGGCCGCAGCGCCTTCGACCGGCTGCGGGCCGGCGAGGGCCGCCGAATCGTCAAGCCGGGCCAGGTGTTCAGCCGCATCCACCGCGACGACATCGTCTCGGGCCTGCTGGCCTCGCTGGAGCGGCCTCGCGCCGGGGCGGTCTACAATCTGTGCGACGACGAGCCGGCTCCGCCGCAGGACGTCATGGAGCACGCCGCCCGTCTGCTGGGCGCGCCGGTCCCGCCGGACCTGCCGTTCAACGCCCTGGGCCTGTCGCCGGCCACCCGCCGCTTCTACGCCGAGAACAAGCGCGTCTCGAACGCCCTGGCCAAGGCCGAGTTGGACTGGCGGCCCGCCTACCCGACCTATCGCGAGGGGCTGGCGGCGATCCTGGCCGGCGAGCGCTAG